One Paramisgurnus dabryanus chromosome 10, PD_genome_1.1, whole genome shotgun sequence genomic region harbors:
- the or30bu1 gene encoding odorant receptor 104-1, whose translation MLQNNQTTSSVVTEFFIVGFPGLPPKYYNLMAAVLLCIYLAILTGNSLIVVLFIIERSLHKPMYLIMLSLSLSDIGFCTVALPKVISRYWFNDGYLAFYVCLLQRQLIHYFGTLNSLIMMVMALDRYLAICYPLRYPVLMTNRTMKIFIGLSWATGFIAPTISSMMTVQMPFCGPNLILHCFCDSVSMNQLACADIRQQSLISYGIATFVLLAPFSFIIFSYANILVSVLRIANAQGRLKALSTCTTQMTIIVIYYVPRFAVYTMPYIPNTPLNSSQKIALVMIYSLLPPLVNPFIYCIRIKEIRQFFLKWFVQRNRMNSRFDGVTFS comes from the coding sequence ATGTTACAGAACAACCAAACTACAAGTTCTGTTGTGACAGAGTTTTTCATCGTGGGCTTCCCTGGACTCCCACCCAAATATTACAACCTGATGGCTGCGGTTTTACTCTGCATCTACTTGGCCATACTTACCGGCAACTCTCTCATCGTGGTCCTTTTTATCATCGAACGCAGCCTCCATAAACCAATGTACCTTATCATGTTGAGTTTGTCCTTGTCTGATATTGGTTTTTGCACTGTTGCCCTGCCAAAAGTGATTTCTCGCTATTGGTTTAATGATGGATATCTAGCTTTCTACGTTTGCTTGTTACAAAGACAGCTGATTCATTACTTTGGTACCTTAAACTCTCTTATTATGATGGTCATGGCCTTAGATCGGTATTTGGCAATCTGTTATCCACTGAGATACCCTGTATTAATGACTAACCGTACTATGAAAATTTTTATAGGTCTTTCCTGGGCCACCGGTTTTATCGCCCCGACCATTTCCTCAATGATGACGGTGCAAATGCCTTTTTGTGGGCCAAATTTGATCCTTCATTGTTTCTGTGACTCTGTGTCTATGAATCAGCTAGCCTGTGCTGACATCAGACAGCAAAGTCTTATATCGTATGGTATAGCAACGTTTGTTCTCCTAGCACCGTTCTCTTTCATTATCTTTTCCTATGCAAATATTCTAGTGTCTGTGCTCAGAATAGCAAATGCACAGGGCCGGCTGAAGGCACTTTCCACCTGTACAACACAAATGACTATCATTGTCATCTATTATGTGCCACGGTTTGCTGTTTACACCATGCCTTACATACCGAACACTCCGTTAAACAGCAGTCAGAAAATCGCCCTTGTTATGATTTATAGCCTCCTTCCACCTTTAGTAAATCCCTTCATATACTGCATCAGAATCAAGGAAATCAGACAGTTTTTTCTTAAATGGTTTGTGCAAAGGAACAGAATGAATTCAAGGTTCGATGGGGTGACTTTTTCCTAA
- the ubl3a gene encoding ubiquitin-like protein 3a: MTANIAADMINLRLILVSGKTKEFLFSPNDSAADIAKHVYDNWPMDWEEEQVSSPNILRLIYQGRFLHGNVTLGALKLPLGKTTVMHLVARETLPEPNSQGQRNREKTGESNCCVIL; this comes from the exons ATGACGGCCAATATCGCAGCTGACATG ATCAACTTGAGGCTCATCTTAGTTAGTGGAAAAACAAAAGAGTTCCTGTTCTCTCCAAATGACTCCGCGGCAGACATCGCCAAGCACGTGTACGACAACTGGCCAATGG ACTGGGAAGAGGAACAGGTGAGCAGTCCAAACATCTTACGTTTGATCTACCAGGGCCGATTCCTACATGGCAATGTGACACTAGGAG ctttaaaactgcCTCTCGGAAAAACCACAGTGATGCATTTAGTTGCCAGAGAGACGCTGCCCGAGCCAAATTCCCAAG GTCAGAGGAACCGTGAAAAGACTGGAGAGAGCAACTGTTGTGTGATCCTGTAA